The genomic stretch ATTAGGAGGCAGGTTAAAAGAGCCAGggctgggaatttagccaggacaccggggaaccccctactcttggcgaagagtgtcatgggatctttaataacCACAGCGAGTCAGTGGTCGACCTCGGTTTAGCGTCTCATCCCAAAGACGGCGGCTCTTACAGCACAGcgtccccatcactgcgctggggcattgtgggtaatctgACCAGAGGGAacatcgccccctactggcccaccaacgcCACTttcagcagcaacttagttttcccaacTTAGTTACTCCATTCCAAGTAgtgaccaagcccacacctgcttcgcttcagccatttactaaccaagcccacacctgcttcgcttcagccattactaaccaagcccacacctgcttatcttcagtcatgtactaaccaagcccacacctgcttagcttcagccatttactaaccaagcccacacctgcttagcttcagccatttactgaccaagcccacacctgatAATTGCTGTTAGTCTCATCGTGCGTGCGCCATCCCATCTCTTGGCTCTTCCCGGACAGCGTCGCTCCGCTGCCAGGCCAAACCCGGACACTTTTACGACGCGCTGCTGAAGGCCTGCCTGCCCTGCGTGGAGCTGTGTGGAACCCGCGGGAGGCACCCGGCCgagtgtgcacacgtgtgtgagggtgagggtccCCAGAgccacaagaacacacacacacacactcacacatacacacacacacacacacacacattcactcacacacacacacacacacactcacacacacacattcactcacacacacacacacacacatacacacacacacacacactcactcatacactcacacacactcacacacacactcatacactcacacacacacactcacacacacactcacacacactcacacacacacacactcactctcacacacacacacactcacacacactcactcacacacacactcacacacacactcacacacacacactcactcacacactcacacactcacacacattcactcacacacacactcacacacacacacacacacacactcactcatacactcacacactcacactcactcacacacacactcacacacactcactcacacacacactcacacacacactcacacacactcactcacacactcacacactcacacacacactcacacacacacactcactcacacacacactcactcacacactcacacactcacactcactcacacacacactcacacactcacagacacacactcactcacacactcacactcacacacaaactcacacacacacacacacactcacacactcacacacactcactcacacacatactcacacacactcacacacacactcacacacacacacacacactcacacactctcacacactcacatacacactcacacactcacacatacacactcacacactcacactcacacacacacagtcacacacacacacacacacacactcactcatacactcacacactcacactcactcacacacacactcacacacactcactcacacacacactcacacacacacactcacacacactcactcacacactcacacactcacacacacactcacacacacacactcactcacacacacacactcactcacacactcacacactcacactcactcacacacacactcacacactcacagacacacactcacacatacactcacactcacacactcacactcacacacaaactcacacacacacacacacactcacacacactcactcacacacatactcacacacactcacacacacactcacacacacacacacacacacacactctcacacactcacatacacactcacacactcacacatacacactcacacactcacactcacacacacacagtcacacacactcactcacacacacactcacacacactcacacacacagtcacacacacacactcacacatacacacacacacacacattcactcacaaacacacacactcacacacacacattcactcacacacacacacacacacatacacacacacacacacactcactcatacactcacacacactcacacacacactcatacactcacacacacacactcacacacacacacacacacacacactcactcatacactcacacacactcactcgtacactcacacacactcacacacacactcacacacactcacacacacacacactcactctcacacacacacacacacacactcacacacactcactcacacacacactcacacacacactcacacacacacactcactcacacactcacacactcacacacattcactcacacacacactcacacacacacacacacacactcactcatacactcacacactcacactcactcacacacacactcacacacactcactcacacacacactcacacacacactcacacacactcactcacacactcacacactcacacacaaactcacacacacacactcactcacacacacacactcactcacacactcacacactcacactcacactcacacactcacagacacacactcacacacacactcacactcacacactcacactcacacacaaactcacacacacactcacactcacacacaaactcacacacacacacacacacactcacacactcacacacactcactcacacacatactcacacacactcacacacacactcacacacaaacacacacactcacacactctcacacactcacatacacactcacacactcacacatacacactcacacactcacactcacacacacacagtcacacacacacacacacacactcactcatacactcacacactcacactcactcacacacacactcacacacactcactcacacacacactcacacacactcactcacacactcacacactcacacacacacactcactcacacacacactcactcacacactcacactcactcacacacacactcacacactcacagacacacactcacacacacactcacactcacactcacacactcacactcacacacaaactcacacacacacacacacacactcacacactcacacacactcactcacacacatactcacacacactcacacacacacacacacactcacacactctcacacactcacatacacactcacacactcacacatacacactcacacactcacactcacacacacacagtcacacacactcactcacacacacactcacacacactcacacacacagtcacacacacacactcacgtacacacacactcacacacacacacacacactcacacttacacactcacactcacacacacactcacacacactcacatacacacatacacacacactcacacacacacactgacgtacacacacacacacactcacacactcacatacacacactcacacactcacacacactcacatacacacatacacacactcacacacacacacacactcacccactcacatacacacactcacacacacacacacactcacacacatacacacactcacacacacacatacacacactcacacacactcacatatacacacacacacactcacacactcacatacacacacacacacacacactcacatacacacacatacacacatacaaacacacacactcacatacacacactcacacactcacatacacacactcacacacacacatacacacactcacacactcacatacacacactcacacactcacacacactcacatacacacacatacacacactcacacacacacatacacacactcacacacacacactcacacacacacatacacacacactcacacacactcacagacacacacacactcacatacacacacacatacagtctcactcacatacacacacactcacactcacacacactcacacacacacacacactcacacactcacatacacacactcactcacatacacacagtcacacacacactctcactcacatacacacactcacacacactctcactcacatacacacacactcacactcacacacacactcacatacacacacacactcacactcacacacacacacactcacacactcacatacacacacactcacacactcacatacacacacacactcacgtacacacacacacacacactcacacacactcacacacactcactcacacacacactctcactcacatacacacacttacacacactctcactcacatacacacacactcacactcacacactcacatacacacacacactcacactcacacacacacacactcacacacacacacactcacacactcacgaacacacacacactcacacacacacacacactcacactcactcacacacacacacacactcacacactcacacacactcacgtacacacacactcacacacacacacactcacacttacacactcacactcacactcacacactcacacacactcacatacacacatacacacacactcacacacacactcacgtacacacacacacacactcacatacacacactcacacactcacacacactcacatacacacactcacacactcacccactcacatacacacactcacacacacacatacacacactcacacacacacatacacacacactcacacacactcacatacacacacacacacacactcacacactcacatacacacacacccacacacacacacacacacacacacactcacacacacacacacacacacacactcacacactcacacactcacatactcacacacactcacacacactcacatactcacatactcacatactcacacacactcatgtacacacacactcacacactcacacacacacacacacacacacacactcacacacacactcacacacactcactcacacacatactcacacacactcacacacacacacacacactcacacactctcacacactcacatacacactcacacactcacacatacacactcacacactcacactcacacacacacagtcacacacactcactcacacacacactcacacacactcacacacacagtcacacacacacactcacgtacacacacactcacacacacacacacacactcacacttacacactcacactcacacacacactcacacacactcacatacacacatacacacacactcacacacacacactgacgtacacacacacacacactcacacactcacatacacacactcacacactcacacacactcacatacacacatacacacactcacacacacactcacccactcacatacacacactcacacacatacacacactcacacacacacacacactcacacacatacacacactcacacacacacatacacacactcacacacactcacatatacacacacacacacactcacacactcacatacacacacacacacacactcacatacacacacatacacacatacaaacacacacactcacatactcacactcacacactcacatacacacactcacacacacacatacacacactcacacactcacatacacacactcacacactcacacacactcacatacacacacatacacacactcacacacacacatacacacactcacacacacacactcacacacacacatacacacacactcacacacactcacatacacacacacactcacatacacacacacatacagtctcactcacatacacacacactcacactcacacacacactcacacacacacacacactcacacactcacatacacacactcactcacatacacacagtcacacacacactctcactcacatacacacactcacacacactctcactcacatacacacacactcacactcacacacacatactcacacacacacacacactcacacactcacatacacacacacactcacactcacacacacacacactcacacactcacatacacacacactcacacactcacatacacacacacactcacgtacacacacacacactcacacacactcacacacactcactcacacacacactctcactcacatacacacacttacacacactctcactcacatacacacacactcacactcacacactcacacacacacacacactcacactcacacacacacactcacacacacacacactcacacactcacgtacacacacacactcacacacacacacacactcacactcactcacacacacacacacactcacacactcacacacactcacgtacacacacactcacacacacacacactcacacttacacactcacactcacactcacacactcacacacactcacatacacacatacacacacactcacacacacactcacgtacacacacacacacactcacatacacacactcacacactcacacacactcacatacacacactcacacactcacccactcacatacacacactcacacacacacatacacacactcacacacacacatacacacacactcacacacactcacatacacacacacacacacactcacacactcacatacacacacacccacacacacacacacacacacacacactcacacacacacacacacacacactcacacactcacacactcacatactcacacacactcacacacactcacatactcacatactcacacacactcatgtacacacacactcacacactcacacacacacacacacacacacacactcacacactcacacactcacatactcacacacactcacacacactcacacactcacacactcacacacactcacgtacacacacactcacacacacacacacacacacacacacacacactcacacacacactcacactcacgtaTCCCTTCACACCGATGCAGCTCCACCAACCTCCGGCGGGCTCACCCAAGCCGCACTTCAGTCCTCCACCACCAGAGGGAGCTCCCTCACCAAAGGGGAGCACCACGCCGCTGCCATCTACTGCCTCTTGGGCCTGTGTCTGGCTGCGCTCTTCTGTACCCTCGCTGTCACCCTCCTGGTGCTGCTGCGGAAGGCTAAGGGCCAGGCGGACCAGTGGGGCCACAGGGCGGGGCCCAAGGACCAGGAAAACAGTGACGACTCACTCCGCCCGTCTTCAAAAGGTGAGCACCTGGAAAGACCTGTAAACCCTGTTAAAGAGTGCGTCTGTTCCTTTAAGGGAGTCTGTTCCTCCTACGCAAACAGGAAAGCGTGCGTCTGTTCCTTTAAGGGAGTCTGTTCCTCCTACGCAAACAGGAAAGAGTGCGTCTGTTCCTTTAAGGGAGTCTGTTCCTCCTACGCAAACAGGAAAGAGTGCGTCTGTTCCTTTAAGGGAGTCTGTTCCTCCTACGCAAACAGGAAAGCGTGCGTCTGTTCCTTTAAGGGAGTCTGTTCCTCCTACGCAAACAGGAAAGAGTCCGTCTGTTCCTTTAAGGGAGTCTGTTCCTCCTACGCAAACAGGAAAGAGTGCGTCTGTTCCTTTAAGGGAGTCTGTTCCTCCTACGCAAACATGGAAAGAGTGCGTCTGTTCCTTTAAGGGAGTCTGTTCCTCCTACGCAAACAGGAAAGAGTGCGTCTGTTCCTTTAAGGGAGTCTGTTCCTCCTACGCAAACAGGAAAGAGTGCGTCTGTTCCTTTAAGGGAGTCTGTTCCTCTGACGCAAACAGGAAAGAGTGCGTCTGTTCCTTTAAGGGAGTCTGTTCCTCCTACGCAAACAGGAAAGAGTGCGTCTGTTCCTTTAAGGGAGTCTGTTCCTCCTACGCAAACAGGAAAGAGTGCGTCTGTTCCTTTAAGGGAGTCTGTTCCTCCTACGCAAACAGGAAAGAGTGCGTCTGTTCCTTTAAGGGAGTCTGTTCCTCCTACGCAAACAGGAAAGAGTGCGTCTGTTCCATTGAGCATTATAATGTATTCAATCAAAAATGTTCTTAATTTTGTCCTTAATTTAAAAATTTGTACATGCATCATGTGCAAGAATTATATTTGTTCTTCCTTTTAGTGATTGGAAATATATGTCTAAATATACCTGTGGTGTGATTTCACAAAGTATAAAGTGCTAGCCACATAATTGCCTGCTAAACGAGCAAGGATCTCGACTCGGGAATATTTTGTGCATCTATTTCTAGCAAAAGCGAATTGTATGTAAGTTCCATTCGGCTCCAAAACAGTTATCCCAACCAATGTAAACCCTGTTAAAGTGTGTGTCTATTCCTTTAAGGGAGTCTGTTCCTCTGACGCAAACAGGAATCGCTGCTCAGATACTACCGGGTTACAGGACCTGCAGCTCGTGCAAAGGGCGAAGGTCGAGGAGCGTGCTCGCCGCTGCAGAATCTGATCTCacaggacaggaagtgcccttCCTCGTTGGTTTTTTTGGGCACAAGAGGAAGTGAGCAGGCATGCGCAGGAGCAAAACAAGCGACAAGTAGTTGTCATTCGCTAACGCTAAATAACTTGATTGCTTGTAGTTATCAAATTGAACATTTGCTATCACTATCTATCTGGTTAAAGTAACGGGTTACCTCATGTATCTTGGCTAACTAACATTACTGCCCAACGTTAGCTTAGCTGCTAACAGTACATCGTGTTATGTTCATGGCTGATATCTGAAAGTATATTTTCGCTGGAttgtcaaaataattaaaactggGTCCTGACAACCTGAG from Conger conger chromosome 2, fConCon1.1, whole genome shotgun sequence encodes the following:
- the LOC133121452 gene encoding tumor necrosis factor receptor superfamily member 13B produces the protein MCSTHLASLRCQAKPGHFYDALLKACLPCVELCGTRGRHPAECAHVCEAPPTSGGLTQAALQSSTTRGSSLTKGEHHAAAIYCLLGLCLAALFCTLAVTLLVLLRKAKGQADQWGHRAGPKDQENSDDSLRPSSKDRLLDAVVGGQKRAWPTETCMHCFPQQQRGDDRPAFYQQATGTAPPSGASETQHHHRHQDAVAVATSCHGSLPVPGGKDGGLRIICSPRESAP